In a genomic window of Thiosocius teredinicola:
- a CDS encoding cytochrome c3 family protein, whose product MSKRRFTLLPEFVTRHVLFAMAFGGVAGIGFMVFLIEFDHHTSTESFCTTCHSMEISAEAYRESSHYQPESGVRASCGDCHVSPGVFAATWDHFIGSKDLFNQIFGPDYDDPVINALHLPEAAFSAREWFRKNDSRTCRRCHAQEAIVGKRADTLAIHQEETDGKTCVDCHINLVHRKVPEQATFKREAWNRMIEKEFGLEPGKADELLAE is encoded by the coding sequence ATGAGTAAGCGGCGTTTCACATTGTTGCCGGAGTTTGTCACGCGACACGTGTTGTTCGCGATGGCGTTCGGTGGCGTGGCCGGCATCGGCTTTATGGTGTTTCTGATCGAGTTCGATCATCACACCAGTACCGAGAGTTTCTGCACCACCTGTCATTCGATGGAGATATCCGCCGAGGCTTATCGCGAATCGAGTCATTACCAGCCCGAGTCGGGCGTGCGCGCCAGCTGCGGCGACTGCCATGTATCGCCAGGCGTGTTTGCGGCTACCTGGGATCACTTCATCGGCAGCAAGGACTTGTTCAACCAGATCTTTGGTCCGGACTACGACGACCCGGTGATCAACGCCCTGCATCTGCCCGAGGCGGCGTTCAGCGCGCGCGAGTGGTTTCGCAAGAACGACTCACGCACCTGTCGCCGCTGTCACGCGCAGGAGGCGATCGTCGGCAAACGCGCCGATACGCTGGCGATCCATCAGGAAGAAACCGACGGCAAGACCTGCGTCGACTGCCATATCAATCTGGTGCATCGCAAGGTGCCTGAACAGGCGACGTTCAAACGCGAGGCGTGGAACCGAATGATCGAAAAGGAATTCGGTCTCGAACCGGGCAAGGCCGATGAACTGCTTGCGGAATGA
- a CDS encoding sulfite exporter TauE/SafE family protein produces the protein MLESLSLPYWVFGTVVLCVAYFVRGVAGFGSGLIAIPLLALVLPLTLVVPLVVFLDYVASASHGLKDRAHIQWREILPLLPFSLLGVLAGLYLFKTVDPVSLSHALGVFVLLYALYSLFVNDGGKPASQLWAAPAGSLGGLVGTLFGTGGPFYVVYLKHRSLPKTQFRATFATIFLMDGAGRLTGYLAGGFFDRDWMILAALALPVMGIGLYIGGHIHTNISQRSFQVAVSILLVISGFSLLFRT, from the coding sequence TTGTTGGAATCACTCTCTCTGCCGTATTGGGTATTTGGCACCGTCGTGCTTTGTGTCGCCTACTTCGTGCGCGGTGTCGCCGGTTTCGGCTCGGGCCTGATCGCCATACCGCTATTGGCATTGGTGTTACCGTTGACCCTGGTCGTGCCATTGGTCGTGTTTCTCGACTATGTGGCGTCGGCAAGCCATGGACTCAAAGATCGCGCGCACATCCAGTGGCGCGAGATCCTGCCGCTGCTGCCGTTCTCGCTGCTCGGCGTGCTGGCCGGCCTGTACCTGTTCAAGACGGTCGACCCGGTGTCGTTGAGCCATGCACTCGGCGTGTTCGTCCTGCTGTATGCCCTGTATTCGCTGTTCGTCAACGACGGCGGTAAACCGGCATCGCAACTGTGGGCGGCGCCGGCCGGCTCGCTCGGTGGATTGGTCGGCACGCTTTTTGGCACCGGCGGCCCGTTTTACGTCGTTTATCTGAAGCACCGCAGTCTGCCCAAGACCCAGTTCCGCGCCACCTTCGCCACCATCTTTCTTATGGACGGCGCGGGCCGTCTGACCGGCTATCTCGCCGGTGGGTTCTTCGATCGCGACTGGATGATCCTCGCCGCCCTGGCGCTGCCCGTCATGGGCATCGGCCTGTACATCGGCGGGCATATCCACACCAATATCAGCCAACGCAGCTTCCAGGTCGCGGTCAGCATTCTGCTGGTGATCAGCGGATTCTCTTTACTGTTTAGAACTTAA
- a CDS encoding tetrathionate reductase family octaheme c-type cytochrome, with translation MRKVVFLVIVQGALLLNLPVWAQGPQTTADHAKFEELNGPFADGPSVTRACLGCHTEAAKQLHKTTHWTWAFDNALTGERLGKKNVVNNFCVATASNWARCTSCHIGYGWKDDKFDLAREDAVDCLVCHDTTGSYRKFPTDAGHPNYQAKQWPPKKGKLWQPPDLANIAQHVGKPTRDNCGSCHFYGGGGDGVKHGHLDSSMHRPDHATDVHMDASGLNFSCQTCHTAGGHEIAGSRYAPQAADTQGIDIPGRTDGNHATCVSCHGDAPHGDQQNAKLDQHVSKLACVTCHVPEFARGGRKTKMWWDWSTAGRKDQHGKPLVIKDSDGYATYDFKKGDFEWQANVVPEYRWFNGEVRYARIGQTIDDSAVVPINRIEGGPDDPQSRIWPFKVMRGRQPYDTQNKVLAVPHLFGKDDEAYWKSFDWGRAIKAGLTAVDQPFSGDYDFIETEYYWPITHMVAPKEQALACDQCHRRDGRLANIDGLYMPGSDRWEWLDLIGWLAVLGTLGGVSLHGAARMVAARKRRKG, from the coding sequence ATGAGAAAGGTCGTTTTCCTGGTTATCGTCCAAGGTGCGCTATTGTTGAATCTTCCCGTTTGGGCGCAAGGACCGCAGACCACGGCGGACCACGCCAAGTTCGAGGAACTCAACGGCCCGTTTGCCGACGGGCCGTCTGTCACCCGCGCCTGTCTCGGATGTCACACTGAGGCCGCCAAGCAACTGCACAAGACCACGCACTGGACCTGGGCCTTCGACAACGCGCTGACCGGAGAGCGCCTGGGCAAGAAGAACGTGGTGAACAACTTCTGCGTGGCGACGGCGAGCAACTGGGCGCGTTGCACCAGCTGCCACATCGGTTATGGCTGGAAGGACGACAAGTTCGACCTCGCCAGGGAGGATGCCGTCGATTGCCTTGTCTGCCACGATACGACCGGCAGCTATCGCAAGTTTCCGACCGATGCCGGGCATCCGAACTACCAGGCGAAACAATGGCCGCCGAAGAAAGGCAAGCTATGGCAGCCGCCGGACCTGGCAAACATCGCCCAGCATGTCGGCAAACCCACGAGAGACAATTGCGGCAGCTGTCACTTCTACGGTGGCGGCGGTGACGGCGTGAAACACGGCCACCTCGATTCGTCGATGCACAGACCCGACCATGCCACCGACGTGCACATGGATGCGAGCGGCCTGAACTTCAGTTGCCAGACCTGCCATACCGCGGGCGGACACGAGATCGCCGGTAGCCGCTATGCGCCGCAGGCTGCCGATACCCAGGGTATCGATATACCGGGTAGAACCGACGGTAACCATGCGACCTGCGTTTCTTGTCATGGCGACGCGCCGCATGGTGATCAGCAAAATGCCAAGCTCGATCAGCACGTCAGCAAGCTGGCCTGTGTGACCTGCCATGTGCCCGAGTTCGCGCGAGGCGGTAGAAAGACCAAGATGTGGTGGGACTGGTCGACGGCCGGGCGCAAGGACCAGCATGGCAAGCCCTTGGTGATCAAAGACAGCGACGGCTACGCCACCTATGACTTCAAAAAGGGCGACTTCGAGTGGCAGGCGAACGTCGTCCCGGAATATCGCTGGTTCAACGGCGAGGTGCGCTATGCCCGCATCGGTCAGACGATCGACGATTCGGCCGTGGTGCCGATCAACCGGATCGAAGGCGGTCCGGATGATCCTCAGTCACGTATCTGGCCGTTCAAGGTCATGCGTGGCCGCCAACCCTACGATACGCAGAACAAGGTACTGGCAGTGCCACATCTGTTCGGCAAGGACGATGAGGCCTATTGGAAGAGCTTCGACTGGGGGCGGGCGATCAAGGCCGGACTCACGGCCGTCGACCAACCGTTCAGCGGCGACTACGACTTCATCGAAACCGAGTACTACTGGCCGATCACCCACATGGTCGCTCCCAAGGAGCAGGCATTGGCGTGTGATCAATGCCATCGCCGCGATGGTCGGCTGGCGAACATCGATGGCCTGTACATGCCGGGCAGCGACCGGTGGGAATGGCTTGACCTGATCGGTTGGCTGGCAGTGCTCGGCACACTCGGCGGCGTCTCATTACACGGTGCGGCGCGTATGGTCGCTGCACGCAAGCGGAGGAAAGGCTGA
- a CDS encoding U32 family peptidase, protein MSSGAPFALRTKPQLLAPAGGRAQLEAAVWAGADAVYFGLDSGLNARVRAASFSSAELDATMGFLHERGVKGFLTLNTLVFDEELSAAEAMIADAARAGVDALIVQDPGIARLAQAVAPNLPLHASTQMSITDAGGVAFARDLGFRRVVIGRELSVDEIADVVRDCDLEIEAFVHGALCVSYSGQCFSSEAWGGRSANRGQCAQACRLPYGLVVDGQLREQGDERYLLSPQDLMALELLPRLVRAGVSCFKIEGRLKGPEYVLATVSAYRDTLDAIWNDLQVNAAVGNDRPLEPTRRRHLAQVFSRGQNRAADGLTPGFLDGPHHQSLVIGRNPRHRGVFVGEVQALTARGIRTQLSGPIKRGDGVVFDRGRPEDKEFGGNVHHVIDDHGESRTDELDCGPVELRFGDDFRLDRVQPGNLIWRTRDSAMDGNTLLDPRLAKRPVAVEIDISGRAGEPLHVRMHDRDGNSAEGSTDNPLETATRSPLDADRIRQAIGTLGDTPFTIERLDINLDDGLFLPIGDIKSLRRHLVEQLLDSRRQHQRAVDVARETQLPHLLPATGPTAAAPHTRLSLLCRTKAQVEATLELTDIDEIILDFLEVHGLKEACLLVRDAGRRLIVAAPRIFKPGEQRLWRYYCRLEPDALLVRSAGLLWQLHALGGPGALLDDGETRIPPLHGDFSLNAANVLSAMHLFDYGLERLSLTHDLNSKQIAALARGLPAKLRDRLEIIVHHHLPIFHTEYCLFARFLSSGDSYRDCGRPCEIHRVHVRDPQGGDHLVLADIGCRNTVFNAAAQSAATVLSELNSAGITQYRIEFVDEPANQVAPIVDGYLQTLDGRQTPAALTKLLNRVPDANNHPQGVGLGSLAVRVEMKRDAMKKPTAR, encoded by the coding sequence ATGTCGAGCGGCGCCCCTTTTGCACTTCGCACCAAACCCCAGCTCCTGGCCCCGGCCGGTGGACGGGCACAGCTTGAGGCCGCCGTCTGGGCCGGCGCCGATGCGGTCTATTTCGGTCTCGACAGCGGCCTGAACGCGCGCGTGCGCGCTGCCTCTTTCTCCTCCGCCGAACTCGATGCAACGATGGGGTTCTTGCACGAGCGCGGCGTCAAAGGCTTTCTCACGCTCAACACCCTGGTGTTCGACGAAGAACTCAGCGCCGCCGAGGCCATGATCGCCGATGCGGCACGCGCGGGTGTCGATGCGTTGATCGTGCAAGATCCCGGCATCGCGCGGCTCGCGCAGGCGGTCGCCCCGAACCTGCCGCTGCACGCCAGCACCCAGATGTCGATTACCGATGCCGGTGGCGTCGCGTTCGCCCGCGACCTCGGCTTCAGGCGCGTCGTCATCGGCCGGGAGCTGTCGGTCGACGAAATCGCCGACGTCGTGCGCGACTGCGACCTCGAGATCGAGGCTTTCGTGCACGGCGCTTTATGTGTCAGCTACAGCGGCCAATGTTTTTCCAGCGAGGCATGGGGCGGGCGTTCGGCCAACCGCGGCCAGTGCGCCCAGGCCTGTCGCCTGCCGTACGGATTGGTCGTCGACGGCCAGCTGCGTGAGCAGGGCGACGAACGCTACCTGCTCTCGCCACAGGACCTGATGGCGTTGGAGCTGTTGCCGAGACTGGTACGCGCCGGCGTCAGCTGCTTCAAAATCGAGGGGCGCCTGAAAGGCCCGGAGTATGTGCTGGCGACCGTCAGCGCCTATCGCGACACCCTGGACGCGATCTGGAACGATCTGCAGGTCAACGCTGCAGTCGGCAACGACCGCCCGCTTGAACCCACCCGCCGACGGCATCTTGCGCAGGTGTTCTCGCGCGGCCAGAACCGTGCCGCCGACGGGCTCACACCCGGCTTTCTCGACGGCCCGCATCACCAATCGCTGGTAATTGGACGCAACCCACGCCACCGCGGGGTATTCGTCGGCGAGGTACAGGCACTGACCGCACGCGGCATTCGCACCCAGCTGAGCGGACCGATCAAACGCGGCGATGGCGTGGTGTTCGATCGCGGCCGCCCGGAAGACAAGGAGTTCGGTGGCAACGTGCATCACGTGATCGACGACCACGGCGAATCGCGCACCGACGAGCTCGATTGCGGGCCGGTCGAACTACGCTTTGGCGACGACTTCAGACTCGACCGCGTACAGCCCGGCAACCTGATCTGGCGCACACGCGACAGTGCGATGGACGGCAATACCCTCCTCGACCCCCGGCTGGCAAAGCGACCGGTAGCGGTCGAAATCGATATCAGCGGTCGTGCCGGCGAGCCTCTGCACGTGCGCATGCATGATCGTGACGGGAATAGCGCCGAGGGCTCTACCGACAATCCGCTCGAGACCGCAACGCGCAGCCCACTCGATGCCGACCGGATTCGCCAGGCGATCGGCACACTGGGCGACACCCCTTTCACGATCGAACGGCTCGACATCAATTTGGACGACGGCCTGTTCCTGCCGATCGGCGATATCAAGTCGCTACGTCGGCACCTGGTCGAGCAACTCCTCGACAGTCGCCGTCAACATCAGCGTGCCGTCGACGTCGCGCGCGAAACGCAGTTGCCACACCTGCTGCCCGCAACCGGACCAACTGCAGCCGCCCCGCACACACGGCTGAGTCTGTTGTGCCGAACCAAGGCACAGGTCGAGGCGACACTCGAATTGACCGACATCGACGAGATCATTCTGGACTTTCTCGAGGTGCATGGCCTGAAAGAGGCCTGCCTGCTGGTGCGCGATGCCGGGCGCCGATTGATCGTGGCGGCGCCGCGCATCTTCAAGCCGGGCGAACAACGTCTGTGGCGCTACTACTGTCGTCTCGAACCCGACGCCCTGCTAGTACGGTCGGCCGGGCTGCTGTGGCAGTTGCACGCTCTGGGCGGCCCTGGCGCCCTGCTCGACGACGGCGAGACGCGCATTCCGCCGCTGCATGGCGACTTCTCGCTCAACGCGGCCAATGTGCTAAGTGCCATGCACCTGTTCGACTACGGCCTCGAACGGCTGAGCCTAACCCATGACCTCAACAGCAAGCAGATCGCTGCGCTGGCACGCGGCCTGCCAGCCAAACTGCGTGATCGGCTCGAGATTATCGTGCACCACCACCTGCCGATCTTCCATACCGAGTACTGTCTGTTTGCACGCTTTCTATCAAGCGGTGACAGCTACCGCGATTGTGGTCGCCCATGCGAGATACATCGAGTACACGTTCGCGACCCGCAAGGCGGAGATCATCTGGTACTCGCCGATATCGGTTGTCGCAACACCGTGTTCAACGCCGCTGCGCAGAGCGCGGCAACCGTGTTATCCGAACTGAACTCTGCCGGTATCACGCAGTACCGGATCGAATTTGTCGACGAACCGGCCAACCAAGTGGCACCCATCGTCGACGGGTATCTGCAAACCCTCGATGGCCGACAAACGCCTGCGGCATTGACCAAACTGCTGAACCGCGTACCGGACGCCAACAACCACCCGCAAGGTGTCGGGCTGGGCTCATTGGCTGTCCGCGTGGAAATGAAACGCGATGCGATGAAAAAGCCTACCGCGCGTTGA
- a CDS encoding Lcl C-terminal domain-containing protein, giving the protein MNRTWHAALSIVFTVFSLSASAIEPQVFTKGDQNATALNPSNTYSIAPKEDSSGGKFDPDLPVAAPGNYLIHKKTVEDLSTGLEWQRGQDLHAGLSWMDAQAYCRDLSWGGATDWRLPDAFELLSLVKYDQSPPGQTAIDVQAFPETKAGTSPDQINTTRDYWTSTTHWSSFWGYDEPYAVVVNFFGGEMYTRRTDEQYAGTFARCVRGGKGLGPAFRNNGDGTVTDLARSLIWQQDADENPSNVGPYCEGLTLGGLSNWRLPTVQELASLLDFRNHSETAYTAVFPSTYYDWDIYWVTSQANVKHTSQVWSVIFTPRGYGSHDYSIVPVHAAGGSKWGRCVHSAD; this is encoded by the coding sequence ATGAACAGGACTTGGCACGCTGCTTTATCAATCGTGTTCACCGTCTTTTCGCTGTCTGCCTCGGCCATCGAACCGCAGGTGTTCACCAAAGGCGATCAAAACGCAACGGCACTCAACCCATCGAACACCTATTCGATAGCACCCAAGGAAGACTCCAGTGGGGGTAAGTTCGACCCTGACCTGCCGGTTGCCGCGCCCGGCAACTATCTCATCCACAAGAAAACCGTCGAGGACCTTTCGACTGGGCTCGAATGGCAGCGCGGGCAGGATCTACACGCCGGGCTGAGCTGGATGGATGCGCAGGCATACTGTCGTGACCTGTCTTGGGGTGGCGCGACCGACTGGCGCCTGCCCGATGCTTTCGAGCTGCTTAGCCTTGTCAAATACGATCAATCGCCGCCCGGGCAAACCGCGATTGATGTACAAGCCTTTCCTGAAACCAAGGCAGGGACCAGCCCGGATCAAATCAACACGACCCGCGACTACTGGACGAGCACCACGCATTGGTCGTCATTCTGGGGCTATGACGAACCCTACGCCGTCGTCGTGAACTTCTTTGGCGGTGAGATGTACACGCGCCGAACCGACGAACAATATGCAGGCACCTTCGCCCGCTGCGTGCGAGGTGGCAAAGGACTTGGGCCGGCATTCAGGAACAATGGTGACGGCACCGTAACTGACCTCGCCCGATCACTGATCTGGCAACAAGACGCCGATGAAAATCCCTCCAACGTTGGTCCCTATTGTGAAGGACTGACACTTGGCGGCCTGAGCAATTGGCGTCTCCCCACGGTGCAGGAGCTGGCCTCGCTACTGGATTTCCGCAACCACTCGGAGACTGCCTACACAGCCGTGTTTCCGAGCACCTACTACGATTGGGACATCTACTGGGTAACGAGCCAGGCCAACGTGAAACACACGAGCCAGGTGTGGAGCGTGATCTTCACACCCCGCGGATACGGAAGTCACGATTACTCTATCGTGCCCGTGCACGCAGCCGGTGGCAGTAAGTGGGGACGTTGTGTGCACTCGGCAGATTGA
- the recN gene encoding DNA repair protein RecN, which translates to MLSRITIRNLVIVRSLDLAFSDGMTTLTGETGAGKSILIDALGLALGDKADNGLIRAGADKAEISATFEPAAGSAALRWLDEHDLAADGECLLRRVLVRDGRSRAYINGTPTPLASLRELGELLLDIHGQHAHQSLLHAAAQRALLDAYGGLRKQVKDVAQQYQTWRAAKEQYDALRKAGEDRANRLDYLSFQIAELEAIACEGDALKSLEEEQARLAHAEQLLKDSDQVIAMLGDEEQSVQQIVGRAAHILDDLSRLDPSLGETRELLESAGIQIDEALSSLRHYQDRVELDPERLQAVDDQLGRLHDAARKHRVEPEQLVGLLDQLRTEAETLNNADSNLRALETQIEELQKTYFDNADKLSKARKKTAKQLSKVVTESMQTLGMKGGKFEVTCTADRDRPSASGFDQLRFEVTANPGQPLAPLSAVASGGELSRISLCIQVATANCGPVPTLIFDEVDVGIGGAVAEIVGQLLRRLGGERQVLCVTHLPQVAAQAHQQLRVHKMTDGKTTETRIDSLDASARVDEIARMLGGVDITDQTRRHALEMIELAHKAS; encoded by the coding sequence ATGTTGAGCCGTATCACCATCCGCAACCTGGTGATCGTGCGCTCGCTCGACCTGGCGTTCAGCGATGGTATGACCACGCTGACCGGCGAAACCGGCGCCGGCAAATCGATCCTGATCGATGCGCTCGGCCTTGCGCTGGGCGACAAGGCCGACAACGGCTTGATCCGCGCCGGCGCCGACAAGGCAGAGATCAGCGCAACCTTCGAACCGGCGGCCGGCAGCGCAGCGCTGCGGTGGTTGGATGAACACGATCTGGCCGCCGATGGCGAGTGTCTGCTACGCCGGGTGCTGGTACGCGATGGCCGCAGCCGCGCCTACATCAATGGCACGCCAACACCGCTCGCCAGCCTGCGCGAACTTGGTGAATTGTTGTTGGACATCCACGGCCAGCATGCCCACCAGTCGCTGCTGCATGCCGCGGCGCAACGTGCGCTGCTCGATGCCTACGGCGGTCTACGCAAGCAGGTCAAAGACGTCGCCCAGCAATACCAGACCTGGCGCGCCGCCAAAGAACAATACGACGCGCTGCGCAAAGCCGGCGAAGATCGCGCGAACCGCCTGGATTACCTGTCGTTTCAGATCGCCGAACTCGAAGCCATCGCCTGCGAAGGCGATGCACTCAAGTCACTCGAGGAAGAACAGGCGCGCCTCGCGCATGCCGAACAGCTGTTGAAAGACAGCGACCAGGTGATCGCGATGCTCGGTGATGAGGAACAGTCGGTTCAGCAGATCGTTGGGCGCGCTGCGCACATCCTCGACGATCTTTCGCGCCTGGACCCGAGCCTCGGCGAGACGCGCGAACTGCTCGAATCGGCCGGCATCCAGATCGACGAGGCCTTGTCGTCGCTGCGCCACTACCAGGACCGGGTCGAACTCGATCCCGAACGCCTGCAGGCCGTCGACGATCAGCTCGGCCGCCTGCATGACGCGGCACGCAAGCATCGGGTTGAGCCGGAACAACTGGTTGGACTTCTCGATCAGTTGCGCACCGAAGCCGAGACGCTGAACAACGCCGACAGCAATCTGCGCGCTTTGGAAACCCAGATCGAAGAACTGCAGAAGACCTATTTCGACAACGCAGACAAACTCAGCAAGGCACGCAAGAAGACCGCCAAACAGCTTTCCAAGGTGGTCACCGAGAGCATGCAGACCCTGGGGATGAAAGGCGGCAAGTTCGAGGTCACCTGCACCGCCGATCGCGACAGGCCAAGTGCTAGCGGATTCGACCAGCTACGTTTCGAGGTAACCGCCAACCCCGGTCAGCCATTGGCGCCGCTATCGGCGGTCGCGTCGGGCGGCGAGTTGTCGCGCATCAGCCTGTGCATCCAGGTGGCCACGGCGAATTGCGGCCCGGTACCCACGCTGATCTTCGACGAAGTCGATGTCGGCATCGGCGGCGCAGTCGCGGAGATTGTCGGCCAGCTATTACGCCGCTTGGGCGGCGAACGCCAGGTGTTATGTGTGACGCATCTGCCGCAGGTCGCAGCCCAGGCGCATCAGCAGCTTCGTGTGCACAAGATGACCGATGGCAAGACAACCGAAACCCGTATCGACTCCTTGGATGCGTCGGCGCGGGTCGACGAAATTGCGCGCATGCTCGGCGGCGTCGACATCACCGACCAAACCCGGCGACACGCCCTCGAGATGATAGAACTGGCGCATAAAGCGTCTTGA
- a CDS encoding NAD(+) kinase, whose translation MNAYGTPFQRIAVVAKPDTAGQMQPTLQRLQNVLEQRQLTLLPDERAAAMLGLGQGMPLPELAAACDLAVVVGGDGTLLHAARQFVDHEVPLLGVNLGRLGFLVDIAPTEIASCLSAVLDGEYTEDARFLLSATIGDQGPVLAFNDVVLHKWNIARMIEFETWIDGRFVYTQRSDGLILSTPTGSTAYALSGGGPLLAPSLDAIAIVPICPHTLSNRPIVIHADSKIEISVTASIDPNDVRITCDGAASLTIGNGDKLRVERHPTPVHLLHPVGHDHFNVLRAKLGWGEHPKN comes from the coding sequence GTGAACGCCTACGGCACGCCGTTTCAGCGGATTGCAGTCGTCGCCAAGCCGGACACCGCCGGCCAGATGCAGCCGACGCTGCAGCGCCTGCAAAATGTCCTCGAACAACGCCAATTGACCCTGCTGCCGGACGAGCGCGCCGCCGCAATGCTCGGCCTGGGCCAGGGAATGCCGCTGCCGGAACTGGCCGCAGCATGCGATCTGGCGGTCGTCGTCGGTGGCGACGGTACGCTGCTGCATGCCGCCCGCCAGTTCGTCGATCACGAGGTGCCGCTGCTGGGCGTCAACCTTGGCCGGCTGGGCTTCCTGGTCGACATCGCGCCGACCGAGATCGCGAGTTGCCTGAGCGCCGTGCTCGACGGCGAGTACACCGAGGATGCCCGCTTTCTGCTGAGCGCCACGATCGGCGACCAGGGTCCGGTGCTGGCGTTCAACGACGTCGTGCTGCACAAATGGAACATCGCCCGCATGATCGAGTTCGAGACCTGGATCGACGGCCGCTTCGTCTACACCCAGCGCTCGGACGGCCTGATCCTGTCGACCCCGACCGGCTCCACCGCCTATGCCCTGTCAGGCGGCGGCCCGCTGCTGGCGCCGAGCCTCGACGCCATTGCGATCGTGCCGATCTGCCCGCATACCCTGAGCAACCGGCCGATCGTGATCCATGCCGACAGCAAGATCGAGATCTCGGTCACCGCCAGCATTGATCCGAACGACGTTCGCATCACCTGCGACGGGGCTGCCAGCCTGACGATCGGCAACGGCGACAAGCTTCGCGTCGAGCGCCACCCCACTCCGGTGCACCTGCTGCACCCGGTCGGCCACGATCACTTCAATGTGCTGCGCGCCAAGCTCGGCTGGGGCGAGCACCCGAAAAACTGA
- a CDS encoding ferritin family protein, which yields MTLTEITEDMIFDCFAAAQQAADGKTTATSFVDVEEYENQIMYPEFARWAKTAGYPELAKLFLKVAGEEKLHAVWLRELYADIGTPERGEDTQRAIDALTKIRENCDALIAMNRDGVIEKALSVAISVEEREYRDIYPRFRDDALAAGRDEEAAVYQRVVDSEAQHAEWFRDALAAFRASQTSAMLQPA from the coding sequence ATGACACTGACTGAGATCACTGAAGACATGATCTTCGACTGTTTCGCCGCCGCACAACAAGCGGCGGACGGCAAAACGACTGCTACGTCGTTTGTCGATGTCGAAGAGTACGAAAACCAGATCATGTATCCGGAGTTCGCGCGCTGGGCCAAAACCGCCGGCTATCCTGAACTTGCCAAGTTGTTTTTGAAAGTGGCCGGTGAAGAAAAGCTGCATGCCGTCTGGTTGCGCGAGTTGTATGCCGACATCGGTACGCCTGAGCGTGGAGAAGACACCCAGCGGGCGATTGATGCACTGACCAAGATCCGTGAGAACTGCGATGCCTTGATCGCGATGAACCGTGACGGCGTGATCGAAAAAGCGCTGAGCGTGGCCATCTCGGTCGAGGAGCGCGAATACCGCGACATCTACCCGCGTTTCCGTGACGATGCGCTGGCCGCCGGTCGCGACGAAGAGGCCGCGGTCTATCAGCGCGTGGTCGATTCCGAGGCACAGCATGCCGAGTGGTTCCGCGATGCGTTGGCGGCGTTCCGCGCTTCACAAACATCGGCGATGCTGCAACCAGCCTGA
- a CDS encoding cytochrome b/b6 domain-containing protein, protein MARTYLYSRFLRFWHWAQALLVLALLITGFEVHGSFVLFGFERAADYHCNAAWTLLAIWFLAWFWHLTTGEWKQYIPSPLHRIIAMMRYYGLGIFKGEPHPFHKSQWQRHNPLQRMAYLSLHVLIGPAVWISGLLYIAYPYWDERGLLGFGLTPVAVAHTAAAFLMLAFLVVHLYLALTTSEKPFGYLKGMVTGYEETHDESLQPSSRGGDV, encoded by the coding sequence ATGGCACGCACTTACCTGTATTCGCGCTTTCTGCGGTTCTGGCACTGGGCGCAGGCGCTGCTTGTGCTGGCCTTGTTGATCACCGGCTTCGAGGTGCATGGCAGCTTTGTGCTGTTCGGCTTTGAACGCGCTGCGGACTATCACTGTAACGCCGCGTGGACCTTGCTGGCGATCTGGTTCCTCGCCTGGTTCTGGCACCTGACCACCGGCGAGTGGAAACAGTACATTCCGTCGCCGCTGCATCGGATCATCGCGATGATGCGCTATTACGGACTGGGGATTTTCAAGGGCGAACCACACCCGTTTCATAAGTCGCAGTGGCAACGGCACAATCCACTGCAGCGCATGGCCTACCTGTCGTTGCATGTCCTGATCGGGCCGGCTGTATGGATTTCCGGGTTGCTGTATATCGCCTATCCTTACTGGGACGAGCGCGGCCTGCTGGGCTTCGGCCTCACACCCGTGGCAGTAGCGCATACCGCGGCCGCGTTTCTGATGTTGGCGTTTCTGGTTGTACACCTTTACCTGGCCCTGACAACGAGTGAAAAGCCGTTTGGGTATCTGAAAGGCATGGTTACCGGATACGAAGAGACACACGACGAATCACTACAGCCGTCATCCAGAGGGGGAGATGTATGA